Genomic segment of Prionailurus viverrinus isolate Anna chromosome B4, UM_Priviv_1.0, whole genome shotgun sequence:
GGGGCGGAGATTGCTCTGATGTGGGAAGCAGAACAGAACagagctgtttttttctttgagagttTTTAACTCTATTTAAACCATAGACTtgacatcccccaccccccacccgcaaggcattaaaaaaaaaaaaaatgtattcacctCCCATTCGGCACTGGCCTCAGTATCCGTGTTTGTGGAAACAAAAATCAGAGGCACTTACCAACACCCATCTGGGAGCAGGTTGTGGGGGTCACAGAAGGTAACAACCTAGGGAAAGGCAAGCGATGAGGGAAGGAATTGAAATAGTTTAGTCCtggggtttgtttatttttcagaaccaGTGCTTTTCTTTTTACTATGACTCTTCTTCCCATCCCGAATTATTCCTCAAAGGCCCTTCTAGCATAAGGATCACAGAAAAATTGCCCCTTTGCCCACCTACCTAACCGACACTCCTCGCCCACCCATCCACCACCAGCTTGCTGAAGCCGCCACACAGCTGGCTGGAATAGCAAAGGTAGAGGGCCCCTCCCGGGAGGGGGAAGCGAGAAGGGTGGCGTCTCCAAGAGATTTAACCTCCTACCCTCGGTTCCACACgccaccccctccctccaaaGACTGGGACGGCGCCTCCATTTTTGTTTTGGGGCGGAAGGGCAGGGGCTCTTGCATGGAAGGGGGTCAGAGAAAACGGTGATTATCACCTGTACGGGAGAAGCGGGTGCTGTCCTCCCTCCTACTCTTTCTCTCGGTCTGCACCCCCTCTGcaaactcccccccccaccttctcgGGGTCTCCCCCCCCCTTGTTGCTAGGGCCCAGACCGTCATCCCAGCAACAGCCTCAGTCATGTGACCGGCAATGGCGGCGCTGACGAGAGGTAGGTGAGCCCGGCGCCCCCCACACCCACCGCGCGCCCCCCGGACCCCGCTCGCACCCCCCGCgcgccttccctgccccccctgagccccctcctctgcctcctcacccgCGCGCGGCGCCAGGGGCCCCCTCCACGCCTGGCCGATCCTCTTCCTATCACCCTCCAGCCTTGGCCTCCATTTGGGGGTTCTGGGGACTGCGATCCGGCCGACATGCACCCCCACCCAGTGCTGGGGCTCTGGGGGCTCCGGCGAGAGGGGGACGTGGGGGCTGGTTCTGGGTCTTGCAGGAGgtcatggggggaggggtggggctgccTCAGTTGATGCCCCCAGGGACCCTCGCCCCTCCCGGCTGCCCCTGTCTGGCCTCTGTCTGGAGGGAGGGACTGGCCCTGTGTCCGGCCTGGGTTGCCCCAGAGGAATCGGAGACCCAGCAGAAGCTGTGGCCCCGCCTCCCTTTTCTGTGCCAGCAGGACTTGGAGCTAAGGACATCTAGGTCCTGGGTTCCCTCTGATGGCGAGGGGGGTGCTCCACCTTGGACAGACCGAAGGAGCTGAGGTTCTAGGATTTCAATTTCACTTTCTGAACCTGGAGGTGCAAATGGCTTTGAGGGGACTGTGATGGAGGCACAAACAGAGCCGCTCCTCTTTGGATCAGTCTAGGAATTGAGGTCACACTAATGGCCCCTCTTTCTATTTGAGCTACATGTGGAGGTGTTGTAGGTACACCTCTGTAGCTGAACATGGTTAAGACTCAGGGGAAACAGCAGGCTCCTCTAGCTGAGCCCCTGctgttccccacccctccctaaATGCAGACTGGGTTGCTGACAGGCTTATGCTCTAGTGCTGGGTTTAAAAGGTGACAGTAAGAACTTTGTTATTGCAGGGGTTCTTGCCACTTTGTTTGCATTCCAAACGGACTTCTCCTCAAAGAAGTCTCCCTAGCAATAGGGGCTGAATTACTTGGGAATATGGGGCACGGTAAGGAGTTGGGAGCCTAGGAAATCTTCTTATCCATGTGATCTGAGGGAGGTGGCAGGAAAGTCCTCCATCTGTGTGGGCTTTCACCCTTCCTGACTTCTCTTATCTGTGTCCTAGGCTTTCTCCAGAGCCTCAGAgctggaggagaaaagaggaaagttaGCATTGTTGAAGTTCCATCTTTAGCAACTTGGGGAGAGTCTGGGGATGGGATTCTgcaggaaagaaggagaagaaatggaagaggagtttctgatttgtttctgGGCTGCTGGTGGAGTGACATTGGTCATCATAACCCTTTACTGTCCCCCTTCCCCCTAGACCTGGTCAGCTGagtgtggaaaaagaggaatttCTGCTGCTTTCATTGTCCATGGGCTTTCCAGGTATGTGCCTCCCTTGGGAACTTCAGCTTTCACCTGTAAATTGGTTTCCTCCATTCCATGTGCCAAGTAATCCCATTCCCAGTAACTTATACCCAGGTTCCCAGTCTTCTGTTACATGGGCTGCTGGGTTGGGGCATGTGGGAAGGGGGTAGGGGGCTTCTCactttccctccttttcctttccacctACCAGGTCACACAACCTACAAGTagggagcagggacagagagagagagcctgcatgcCAATTCTAAGCTCTTCAGGATCAAAGTGAGCAAAAAGGAGGGTCAAAAAGTCTCCCTCCCCTTTAAAGAACCCAGTTTTCACCCAGAGGGAGGAGGGTTAGATGATTTCTGTGATCTTGGGAGGAGTGTAAAGAGAACCAAGACTGATGCTTGGCTCAGATGATGGTaataataaagttattaaaaCTTGTTTTGCTCTTCAGTGGGTGCTGGGGGTTTGAAAGataggaggagacagaaaatgaactTGGGGGAGGAGTTGGGGTTGGCCTTTGAGACAGTAGAGGTAATATAGGGTTGGAAAGGAACCTGAAGTAGGAGGCACTGACTTTGTCAAATAGGGACCCCCCACCCTGAGTCCCTTTCACCCTGGGGGCAGTGTCGTTCGTCCTGTCCAGAATGGCAGCCTGTGGAGGCACCTGCAAGAACAAGGTGACTGTCTCTAAGCCTGTGTGGGACTTCCTGAGCAAGGAGACCCCAGCCCGGCTGGCCCGGCTTCGGGAGGAGCACCGTGTGTCCATCCTCATAGACGGCGAGACTTCTGACATCTATGTCCTCCAGCTTTCCCCGCAgggccctccccctgctcctcctaaTGGGCTCTACCTGGCCCGGAAGGCTCTCAAGGGGCTGCTGAAAGAGGCCGAGAAAGAGCTGAAGAAAGCTCAGAGGCAGGGAGAGCTTATGGGCTGCCTAGctttggggggtggtggggaacaCCCTGAGCTGCACCGCCcagggcctccccctccccctctgcgaGCAGCCCCGCTCCTGCCCCCAGGGGCTCGGGGGCTccccccgcctcctcctcccctaccccctcctcttcctccccgccTTCGGGAGGAGACAGAAGAGCAGGAGAGCACCTGCCCCATCTGTCTGGGGGAGATTCAGAATGCCAAGACATTGGAGAAGTGCCGGCACTCATTCTGTGAGGGCTGCATCACCCGAGCCCTGCAGGTGAAAAAGGCCTGTCCCATGTGTGGCCGCTTCTATGGGCAGCTGGTGGGCAACCAGCCCCAGAATGGGCGGATGCTGGTCTCTAAGGACGCCACACTCCTGCTGCCAAGCTATGAGAAGTACGGCACCATCGTCATCCAGTACGTCTTCCCGCCCGGTGTCCAGGGGGTAAGAAGACCTATGGCCTGCCTTCGCCCTTTGGTTTAGGCCGAGCTCCTTTGGTGTGCCCCAAGCATGTTCTCTGGCCTAGGAAAACTGGGTGAGGGGGAGTGTGTTCGTTAGATGTGATGTAGTCTTGCCGTCTCCCAGCATGCCTTCCCACTCAGTGCCCTGGAGCTGGGAGGTCCCCCTTGAGGCCCAGCTTTTCCATTCCACGACTCCATGGCACACATGAAAATCAGGTATGGGAGAAAGGAATTGAATACCGTTTCCTTGATGACCTTGGACGTCATCAGCTATTCCTGGCAGAGGTGAATTCTGTGGAGATGGTGGCTCATGTGTAGGCAGGCACAGCCCGAAGGGATCTGACCCTCCTCACAGAGCAAGAGCGTTACTTTGTTCCAGATTGACAAGGGAGGAAAATCTTGATGACAGTGGAAGGTTAAAACAGGAGTGGTCAAGAGCCTATGGGTGTTTTCCTGCTTGACCAAGAGTGATTGCCGGTCCTGGTTGGCAGAGGGATGAGGAAGCTCTGAAGAGGAGTAATGGGAAAATGGAACAGGTTAGGCAGGCAAAGAAGCACTGGGAGTGTTTTcaggtgggagaagggaaggctgCAAGATAGATTATTGTCAGTCTTCACGTTTCTGCTGAGCTGTCTGGTGAGTAAGGACCAGCTACTTTCCGTCACTTTTGGGAATCCGTTCATTGCCGAATTGAGACTTGAGGGATTGAGGCCGCAGAAAGAACCTCTTTAACAGTAAGGGTTTTGTCCAAAGACAGGCTTCTGCTGCCCAAACCTGTCAAGGAAGTCTCTCCTTCCTTGAAAGGCTGTCAGCCTGTGGCTGCCCTGCCAACATTAGCTGGGGGTGGCCCCAGACAGACAGCTGGCCAGGATGACCCTCTGTTGGCATCATGGGCCTTCAGATGCCCAGCTGCTCATTGTCCACTttgcttccccttcctcccaggctGAACACCCGAACCCAGGAGTTCGGTATCCTGGCACCACACGGGTGGCCTACCTCCCGGACTGCCCTGAGGGCAACAAGGTGCTGACCCTGTTCCGCAAGGCATTTGACCAGCGTCTCACCTTCACTATTGGCACGTCCATGACCACAGGGAGACCGAATGTCATCACCTGGAACGACATCCACCACAAGACCAGCTGCACAGGGGGACCCCAGCTGTGCGACCCTCCTTcgttttcttttccttggctcctccccttctctccatttccagtGAGGGAACCACATCGGGCCCCCTCTCTCTGGGAACCTCCCAACTGGAGAGGACCACCCCCAAACTATTCAACCATCTTTTCCGTCCCAGTTTCTCTACATTAAACCTGGTCCAATATGCCCAGCTTCACCTATGAAAATAAGCAGAAGTGGGCTAAGTTATCTCAGATTTGCATATCCTTAGGGGAGACGGGAAGGGGCTGGAATGGGGCACCCAGAATGAAGGTGAGCATGAGGCTAATACGAGTAAGCTAAAACAGCTAATCCTgaccttcatttctctttgctcCCAGGTTTGGGTACCCGGACCCCACGTACCTGACCCGGGTGCAAGAAGAGCTGAGAGCCAAGGGTATCACAGATGACTGAAGGACGTCCCCTTTGCCAGGCCCTTGCCTTTCTCCATAGGACCCAGCGGaagcctctgttctcctctctccctctgccccccacgcCACACAAATAGGGGACCAGTCTGACTGGGGAAGGAgttcagagagggagggggcaatcccttcccctgtcccccacaGGCCAAGTGCTTCAGTGCAGTGCGAGAGCCACTCCCTTCTGGCAGAaggctctgctcccctcctccctgtgtACATACTCCCGATCTCCCTACCCCCCTCCATTGCCCTTGGCTTTTTCTGGTATGTGCTGTGCTCCAGTGACTAAGCTGAGAAAGgacctgggtggggagggagggtctcttgagccccctgcccccacaaacTTCTCCACTGCTGAACttaagtgtgggggagggggaatggggctGGTGTGAGCCCCCAAGGAGACGGCCTTGTGTGTTCTTCAGAAATAATCCCCCCTTCTACCTTAACCTTGTCTTTTCTCtcctgtgtctccgtctctgtcagTCTGTCTCCCGCTCTTCTCTGCCCCCTATAAGGAGCCTCTTTACCCTGTTCTGGAATCGCCGCCAGACTGTagcttttaatttaataaaaataaagtaaaatatgcaACTCTCCATGCCACACCCGTTCAGTTCTGTggaccagggtgggggtgggtggggtggggagcggaACCtgctgagaaggggaagggggtggtggtCGGGGGAAATCCCTATGTATCTCcccagtctctctgtctccagagcGCTTGGGGAGAAGGTATTTAGTGGGCTCCTGCCACTTCCATGTCCGAATCAGGATTTAGaggggtttgtttgttgttgaacTTTGGTTGTAGAGAAAGGAACAACCCTACCCCTTTGAGAAGTTTGGCTGGGATGGGAGTAGGGGCGGAGCCGGGCAGGGGGCGGATTCGGCAGCAGCAACTCCCCGGACGCACGCAGGCCTTGAGCCCCCCAGCTTCCGTGCCCCCTCAGCCCTGAAACTTGGAGCAGGGTAGGGGTCCAGCATGAAGCCCCCGGACCGCCCCGCCCCTGGCCGCACTGACCGGATACTGGGGGTCATGGGGGGCATGCTGCGCGCATGCGCCCTACCCGGGCAGGCGGGGGTAAGAAAGGGGGCCCACGGTGGGGTCGGGTATCTTTAGGCGGTTTCAGGAGGTCTGCACCCCACAAATGAATTTACCTGCAAACAGGAATTCTGCAGGGCAGAATTCTGCAGGAATCTAAGAGTTCCAAAAGAGGGCCATAGCCCTGGTCTGGGTCCCTCCAACCCAGCCTCGGCGACCgttttacaacaatgtggatttgacaggaggaagaaggggaagcgGGAGGTCACGTCTGGGCGTGGAGGGCGGTTTCCTTACTACCAGTCTTACTACCTTACTACCACACAGCCCCCGAAGAGAAGCCCCCTAGGGCCAGGAGGGACCGAGCCACAGTCTGACTGTACCGAGGGGCATCAGAAAGGGGAACGCGAACGTGAGGTTCCCGCCTGGGCTCCGCTGCCGGGTAagaagctgggggtgggtggggcacaGTTTGCGGTCCTGCGCAAAGTGGCGAATTCAAATAATGCTGCGCTTATTAGCATAAAGGTTCGCATCTAATCTGCATGAGACCCATTTAATTGCCAAGACTTCCAGGCTTCTCGCCCTCTAGTCCGCTGTGTGTCCCCCACATCAGCTGGTCCCGAGCCCCCGCAGGCGGAGTGTCCCCACGCCCCACCCCTGGCTCTTCGCCAGCCCTGGCTCCAGGACTTCGCCTTAATTGGTGATTAGCCTCAGCTGGAGTCCTGGGGCCTGGAGGAAAGAAGGGTCTGGCGAGAGGGCGGCACCTGGGCGGTGTTCCCCACAGAGCTCCCCATTCACTCATCCCcgaagttggggagggggcttGTCTACCCCTGCGCGGCTTGGGACAGTCCCAACACCCAGGATGTCTTCGCACAGATCCAGGCCCATCCGTCCGCTCCCTTCTCCACCGCAGAGGCTGAGGGGCGACCTGGGCAGACCCCGCCGCCCGGCTTAACCCCCACCCAGCGCACCGCAGTCGGGAGCccgagaggcaggagggaggggaaccCGAGGCGGGGGAGCCGAGGCTGGAGTGGAGAGGCGGAGGCTGTGGGGACGTGGAGTGGGAACGTGGtggtgcctgggggagggggattggGGCTGGAGCGCGGCACAGGCTGGGGCTGGAGCGGGGAACGGGAGGGAGAGGGCGGAGCTGGGCCGCAGAGGCCCCTCCCCGCGGCGGCACCGCGGCCGGGCCTGTTATTCGGCTCGCCGTTCGGCCCGGACCCGCGCAGCGCCAGTGACTCGGGGAGTCGGCCCCCGCCTTCTCCCTGCCCGGGCCTAGAACCATCCCAAACCCGAGAGGCCGGAGACAGAGCTGGAGAGGCTGCCGCATCCCGGCCCAGCTTCCCccaccatccctcccctccccgctggACATCTGGACCCTGGGCCACGCACCGACTGGGTTCCGGAAACACTCCCCGCCCAGCTCGGCCGCCCGGCCTCCCGCCGCCCGCTCTGCAgagcccccagccctcctccagaCCAGACTTCCGCCTACCCCTGGactccccctccctgttccctccctccccccctcccccagcctggagcggggtaggagggagggggggtgcgcGCCCGGCGccgtccccgccccgccccccgtgATTCCCCCTGCATGGCCGGCCcgggtggggggtgcgggggggccCGGGCGCCATGCGGGGGGGGCACAAGGGGGGTCGCTGTGCCTGTCCCCATGTGATCCGAAAAGTGCTGGCAAAATGCGGCTGCTGCTTCGCCCGGGGGGGACGTGGTGAGTTCGAGGAGGTCGCAACGGCCCAGTGTTgagttggggcggggggcgggccgAGGGTTCAGGACTTCGGATTGCGCTGACCCTAGGGATTTAGAGGCTGGAGACCTGTACCTGTGTTTTCCAGGAAAGTGACTTAATAGATGATCTCCAAGATCCTGTCTGCCTCCAAATTTTTATCAGTTCAAGTTAAGGaaattggggaaggggcaggagactCTGCTCTCCGTATTGTAGTCAACTGGGTATGAGAAAAACCCATCCACAATCCCCTTGGGCCTAGAACTGCATCTTCCTTAAATCCTTTTGCTGAGAATCTACTTCAGATCTGAAAAGGGCCAGAGGAATGGAGGAATGAGGATGGGGGTCTAGCAGGGGCTTTATGACAAAGCACAGCTCCTCTGTTCCTGGGCCCAGGGCAGATAGCCCTCACGAGCTCTCCTCACTTGCCCCCTCTATTGGGTTTGTGCATGTGTTGGGGAGATGGGCTGcagaagtcttttctttttatagtgaTTACTGCAACTGGTGGAGGAGGAGTTTGGGGGTGGCTGATGGGCTTTtagctgcccccccccaccttctcagGGAATGGTCTGTGCCCATTGGAAGGGGGCAGATTGTAGGAGAGCAGATGGCCACCCTCAGCTTCCAGTGTCTGCCCAGATGGCTGCCCCCCCATATCTATGCCATGCTCAGGATATGGGGGAACGGAGGTTTCCAGGCCTTGGGAGCCCAGGTGTTTACTGTCCTTCCTTCCAAGGGTGCCTAGGTGAAATTTTCTATCCCTGCCAACTCAAATGAGGATGGCAAGAGAGTGGgccctgggggagaggggctcgGCATCATGAAGAGGAGCCTCTGGGAGCTCCCTAGGGGCCCTGCATCTGGAGCTAGAGTAATATCTATGGCCCcttttctccccccactccccattaGAATCCTATTCCATTGCTGGCAGTGAGGGGAGTATCTCAGCTTCAGCTGCTTCGGGTCTGGCTGCCCTCTCTGGCCCCAGCTCTGGCCTCAGCTCTGGCCCCTGTTCCCCGGGCCCCCCAGGGCCAGTCAGTGGCCTGAGAAGATGGTTGGGTCATTCCAAACATTGTCtcagtgtggaaactgaggcagacgGTGGCCAGGCTGGACCATATGAGGTGAGCAGGGAGCACCACAGAAGCATGTATGACATCCATGAAGGACACTGGGAGAGAGGGCAGGTTGGGGGCCACTGGTCATTGGGGAGAGGTAGC
This window contains:
- the DTX3 gene encoding probable E3 ubiquitin-protein ligase DTX3 isoform X1 → MPILSSSGSKMAACGGTCKNKVTVSKPVWDFLSKETPARLARLREEHRVSILIDGETSDIYVLQLSPQGPPPAPPNGLYLARKALKGLLKEAEKELKKAQRQGELMGCLALGGGGEHPELHRPGPPPPPLRAAPLLPPGARGLPPPPPPLPPPLPPRLREETEEQESTCPICLGEIQNAKTLEKCRHSFCEGCITRALQVKKACPMCGRFYGQLVGNQPQNGRMLVSKDATLLLPSYEKYGTIVIQYVFPPGVQGAEHPNPGVRYPGTTRVAYLPDCPEGNKVLTLFRKAFDQRLTFTIGTSMTTGRPNVITWNDIHHKTSCTGGPQLCDPPSFSFPWLLPFSPFPVREPHRAPSLWEPPNWRGPPPNYSTIFSVPVSLH
- the DTX3 gene encoding probable E3 ubiquitin-protein ligase DTX3 isoform X3: MPILSSSGSKMAACGGTCKNKVTVSKPVWDFLSKETPARLARLREEHRVSILIDGETSDIYVLQLSPQGPPPAPPNGLYLARKALKGLLKEAEKELKKAQRQGELMGCLALGGGGEHPELHRPGPPPPPLRAAPLLPPGARGLPPPPPPLPPPLPPRLREETEEQESTCPICLGEIQNAKTLEKCRHSFCEGCITRALQVKKACPMCGRFYGQLVGNQPQNGRMLVSKDATLLLPSYEKYGTIVIQYVFPPGVQGAEHPNPGVRYPGTTRVAYLPDCPEGNKVLTLFRKAFDQRLTFTIGTSMTTGRPNVITWNDIHHKTSCTGGPQLFGYPDPTYLTRVQEELRAKGITDD
- the DTX3 gene encoding probable E3 ubiquitin-protein ligase DTX3 isoform X4, producing the protein MSFVLSRMAACGGTCKNKVTVSKPVWDFLSKETPARLARLREEHRVSILIDGETSDIYVLQLSPQGPPPAPPNGLYLARKALKGLLKEAEKELKKAQRQGELMGCLALGGGGEHPELHRPGPPPPPLRAAPLLPPGARGLPPPPPPLPPPLPPRLREETEEQESTCPICLGEIQNAKTLEKCRHSFCEGCITRALQVKKACPMCGRFYGQLVGNQPQNGRMLVSKDATLLLPSYEKYGTIVIQYVFPPGVQGAEHPNPGVRYPGTTRVAYLPDCPEGNKVLTLFRKAFDQRLTFTIGTSMTTGRPNVITWNDIHHKTSCTGGPQLFGYPDPTYLTRVQEELRAKGITDD
- the DTX3 gene encoding probable E3 ubiquitin-protein ligase DTX3 isoform X2, whose product is MSFVLSRMAACGGTCKNKVTVSKPVWDFLSKETPARLARLREEHRVSILIDGETSDIYVLQLSPQGPPPAPPNGLYLARKALKGLLKEAEKELKKAQRQGELMGCLALGGGGEHPELHRPGPPPPPLRAAPLLPPGARGLPPPPPPLPPPLPPRLREETEEQESTCPICLGEIQNAKTLEKCRHSFCEGCITRALQVKKACPMCGRFYGQLVGNQPQNGRMLVSKDATLLLPSYEKYGTIVIQYVFPPGVQGAEHPNPGVRYPGTTRVAYLPDCPEGNKVLTLFRKAFDQRLTFTIGTSMTTGRPNVITWNDIHHKTSCTGGPQLCDPPSFSFPWLLPFSPFPVREPHRAPSLWEPPNWRGPPPNYSTIFSVPVSLH